The following are from one region of the Etheostoma spectabile isolate EspeVRDwgs_2016 chromosome 17, UIUC_Espe_1.0, whole genome shotgun sequence genome:
- the plaua gene encoding plasminogen activator, urokinase a isoform X2, translating to MWLFHKEGHLNPGTLTEMCRSGDGSSYRGFVSKSTLGNTCLNWNKFKIPSGASKGLGNHNYCRNPDQSVMPWCRVRKGKKIVRQLCNIPSCSTPTVKPPQAVDTELTCGEVSERRMHKIVGGSFTPIESHPWVVALFHQGNRFLCGGSLITPCWVLTAAHCFSDGKETNIQRLSVYLGKMAINETDAEKEQGFTVEKLIIHQKYNESNFNNDIALLKIKSSNGGCAVRSASARTVCLPPSHTQLPAGFQCKIAGFGRERYTAWHYSQYLKQAEVKLLSKTDCTSESYYGGLITENMFCAGSPDWSTDACKGDSGGPLVCEVSGRMFLFGVVSWGEGCASPNKPGVYTQVNNYNKWIAAKTGLSKYTTGVMFPTK from the exons ATGTG GCTTTTTCACAAAGAAGGTCACCTAAACCCCGGG ACATTAA CAGAGATGTGTCGGTCTGGGGATGGGAGCAGTTACAGGGGATTTGTTTCTAAGTCGACATTGGGCAACACATGTCTCAACTGGAACAAGTTTAAAATCCCTTCAGGAGCTTCAAAGGGACTTGGCAACCACAATTACTGCAG GAATCCTGACCAGAGCGTGATGCCGTGGTGCCGTGTCCGAAAAGGAAAGAAGATTGTGAGACAACTGTGCAACATTCCCAGCT GTTCTACACCAACAGTGAAACCTCCACAGGCTGTGGATACAG AACTGACATGTGGAGAGGTGTCTGAGCGGAGGATGCATAAAATTGTGGGTGGGTCTTTCACACCAATAGAGTCGCACCCGTGGGTCGTTGCTCTCTTTCATCAGGGTAACCGTTTCCTCTGTGGTGGCTCTCTCATCACACCATGCTGGGTTCTCACAGCTGCACACTGCTTCTCTGATGG TAAGGAGACAAACATCCAGCGTCTGTCTGTATACCTGGGGAAAATGGCCATCAATGAGACAGATGCTGAGAAGGAGCAGGGATTCACTGTGGAAAAACTGATCATCCACCAAAAATACAATGAGTCCAACTTCAACAATGACATAG CACTGTTGAAGATCAAAAGCAGCAATGGAGGATGTGCAGTGAGGTCAGCGTCTGCCCGGACAGTGTGTCTTCCTCCATCTCACACTCAGCTTCCTGCAGGATTTCAGTGCAAAATCGCAGGATTcgggagagagagataca CGGCATGGCATTACTCACAGTACCTGAAGCAGGCTGAGGTGAAACTGCTCTCCAAGACTGACTGTACAAGTGAATCGTactatggaggtctcatcacaGAGAACATGTTCTGTGCTGGGAGCCCTGACTGGAGCACTGATGCCTGCAAG GGTGACTCTGGCGGTCCGTTGGTGTGTGAAGTGTCAGGTCGGATGTTTCTGTTCGGGGTGGTGAGCTGGGGTGAGGGCTGCGCCAGTCCGAACAAACCAGGGGTTTACACACAAGTCAACAACTACAACAAGTGGATCGCAGCAAAAACAGGGCTTTCCAAATACACCACTGGAGTCATGTTTCCCACAAAATGA
- the plaua gene encoding plasminogen activator, urokinase a isoform X1: protein MNLFVILVILAAISTDVAFSQRRSPKPRGKEMCRSGDGSSYRGFVSKSTLGNTCLNWNKFKIPSGASKGLGNHNYCRNPDQSVMPWCRVRKGKKIVRQLCNIPSCSTPTVKPPQAVDTELTCGEVSERRMHKIVGGSFTPIESHPWVVALFHQGNRFLCGGSLITPCWVLTAAHCFSDGKETNIQRLSVYLGKMAINETDAEKEQGFTVEKLIIHQKYNESNFNNDIALLKIKSSNGGCAVRSASARTVCLPPSHTQLPAGFQCKIAGFGRERYTAWHYSQYLKQAEVKLLSKTDCTSESYYGGLITENMFCAGSPDWSTDACKGDSGGPLVCEVSGRMFLFGVVSWGEGCASPNKPGVYTQVNNYNKWIAAKTGLSKYTTGVMFPTK, encoded by the exons ATGAACCTGTTCGTCATCCTCGTCATCCTTGCAGCTATCAGCACTGATGTG GCTTTTTCACAAAGAAGGTCACCTAAACCCCGGGGCAAGG AGATGTGTCGGTCTGGGGATGGGAGCAGTTACAGGGGATTTGTTTCTAAGTCGACATTGGGCAACACATGTCTCAACTGGAACAAGTTTAAAATCCCTTCAGGAGCTTCAAAGGGACTTGGCAACCACAATTACTGCAG GAATCCTGACCAGAGCGTGATGCCGTGGTGCCGTGTCCGAAAAGGAAAGAAGATTGTGAGACAACTGTGCAACATTCCCAGCT GTTCTACACCAACAGTGAAACCTCCACAGGCTGTGGATACAG AACTGACATGTGGAGAGGTGTCTGAGCGGAGGATGCATAAAATTGTGGGTGGGTCTTTCACACCAATAGAGTCGCACCCGTGGGTCGTTGCTCTCTTTCATCAGGGTAACCGTTTCCTCTGTGGTGGCTCTCTCATCACACCATGCTGGGTTCTCACAGCTGCACACTGCTTCTCTGATGG TAAGGAGACAAACATCCAGCGTCTGTCTGTATACCTGGGGAAAATGGCCATCAATGAGACAGATGCTGAGAAGGAGCAGGGATTCACTGTGGAAAAACTGATCATCCACCAAAAATACAATGAGTCCAACTTCAACAATGACATAG CACTGTTGAAGATCAAAAGCAGCAATGGAGGATGTGCAGTGAGGTCAGCGTCTGCCCGGACAGTGTGTCTTCCTCCATCTCACACTCAGCTTCCTGCAGGATTTCAGTGCAAAATCGCAGGATTcgggagagagagataca CGGCATGGCATTACTCACAGTACCTGAAGCAGGCTGAGGTGAAACTGCTCTCCAAGACTGACTGTACAAGTGAATCGTactatggaggtctcatcacaGAGAACATGTTCTGTGCTGGGAGCCCTGACTGGAGCACTGATGCCTGCAAG GGTGACTCTGGCGGTCCGTTGGTGTGTGAAGTGTCAGGTCGGATGTTTCTGTTCGGGGTGGTGAGCTGGGGTGAGGGCTGCGCCAGTCCGAACAAACCAGGGGTTTACACACAAGTCAACAACTACAACAAGTGGATCGCAGCAAAAACAGGGCTTTCCAAATACACCACTGGAGTCATGTTTCCCACAAAATGA